CACGTGCTTATGAGGCGGATCCAGTATCAATCTTCGGCGGCATTATTGCAGCGAACCGTGAAATTGATAAACGTGTGGCAGAGAAATTACATGAAATCTTCTTAGAAATTATTATTGCACCTTCATTTTCGAAAGAGGCTTTAGAAGTATTGCAAAGTAAGAAAAACTTACGTCTGTTAACGGTAAATATTGAGAAGACAACAAGTGCAAGTAAAAAACTAACTTCTGTTCAAGGTGGACTTCTTGTTCAAGAAGAAGATACGTTAGCGCTAAATGAAGAGACAATCATAATTCCTACAAAACGTGAACCAACAGAGCAAGAATGGAACGACTTAAAATTAGCTTGGAAAGTTGTAAAACATGTAAAATCAAATGCAATTGTACTCGCAAAAGATAATATGACAATCGGTGTTGGTGCTGGACAAATGAATCGTGTTGGTTCTGCAAAAATTGCAATCTCGCAAGCAGGTAGCAAAGCGCAAGGTAGCGCCTTAGCATCCGATGCGTTCTTCCCAATGCCAGACACAGTAGAAGAGGCCGCAAAAGCGGGGATTACAGCAATCATTCAACCAGGCGGGTCAATCCGTGACGAAGATTCGATTAAAAAAGCGGATGAATATGGGATTACGATGGTGTTCACGGGCGTACGTCATTTCAAACATTAATAGGCATATAAAAGTACATGAAATTTTATCGGCGCAAATTGAAATATATCGACCGTTTCTCATGATATATCGGCGTTTCGACATGAGATATCGACATATCTACAAAATACGACACGAAAAATAGGCTTGCTCCTATTTTCCATTTTAAAAGTGGAGGATGACATATGAATATATTAGTAATCGGCCGCGGCGGACGTGAACATGCTTTAGCTTGGAAGTTTGCACAGTCTGAGAAAATAGAGAAGGTGTATGTAGCACCAGGTAATGAAGGTATGCGAGATGTAGCAACACCAATTGATATCGAGGAACATGAGTTTGATGCACTTATTTTATTTGCGAAAGAAAACAATATCGGTTTCACATTTGTTGGTCCAGAAATTCCTCTTATGAATGGAATCGTTGATCGTTTTGAAGCAGAGGGGCTTCGCGTTTTTGGACCGAATAAAGCGGCTGCTGTAATTGAAGGAAGTAAAGCTTTTGCAAAAGAATTAATGAAAAAATATGATATTCCAACAGCAGCATATGAAACATTCACGGATTATGAGGAAGCAGTCGCATACATAAAAAAAGTCGGTGCACCAATTGTAATTAAAGCGGACGGTTTAGCAGCTGGTAAAGGCGTGACAGTCGCAATGACGCTTGAAGAGGCACTCGAAGCTGCGCGAGAAATGCTGCACGATGTAAAATTTGGTGAGTCGAGCAAAAAGATTGTTATTGAAGAATTTTTAGATGGACAAGAATTTTCTTTAATGGCATTTGTAAATGGAACAACAGTACACCCAATGGTAATTGCACAAGATCATAAACGTGCTTTTGATGGGGATAAAGGACCGAATACAGGCGGGATGGGAGCATATTCTCCAGTACCGCAAATTCCACAATCAGCGGTTAATGAAGCGGTGGAGAAAATTTTACATCCAACTGCAAAAGCAATGATTCAAGAAGGACGTTCATTTACAGGTATTTTATATGCGGGACTTATTTTAACTAATGAGGGACCGAAAGTAATCGAATTCAATGCACGTTTTGGTGATCCAGAAACAGAGGTTGTATTACCTCGCTTGGAAAATGATTTAGTTGATGTATGTCATGCTGTATTGGATAATCGTGAGTTAACACTAAAATGGTCTAAAGAAGCTGTGATTGGTATTGTACTTGCCTCAAAAGGATATCCGGAATCATATGAAAAAGGTGCTGTTATTTCTGGGCTAGAGATGTTAGAAGATGTAATTGTGTTCCATGCAGGGACAAAGATGCAGCATGGAGATTTTGTAACAAATGGTGGTCGTGTGCTATTTGTTGCATGCAAAGCGCACGACTTACAATCTGCCAAAGATCAAGTATATACAGAAGTTACAAAGATTAAGAGCGATGGTTTATTTTATCGAAATGATATAGGATATCGTGCAATTGGAAATGAAATGACGAGAAGCTAACAGATGTTAGCTTCTTTTTTTGAAAGGAAATAAGAAAGGGAATGTGGAATGGTTTCAACAGCTTATAAAGAGTCTTGTACCGATA
The window above is part of the Bacillus cytotoxicus NVH 391-98 genome. Proteins encoded here:
- the purD gene encoding phosphoribosylamine--glycine ligase, whose product is MNILVIGRGGREHALAWKFAQSEKIEKVYVAPGNEGMRDVATPIDIEEHEFDALILFAKENNIGFTFVGPEIPLMNGIVDRFEAEGLRVFGPNKAAAVIEGSKAFAKELMKKYDIPTAAYETFTDYEEAVAYIKKVGAPIVIKADGLAAGKGVTVAMTLEEALEAAREMLHDVKFGESSKKIVIEEFLDGQEFSLMAFVNGTTVHPMVIAQDHKRAFDGDKGPNTGGMGAYSPVPQIPQSAVNEAVEKILHPTAKAMIQEGRSFTGILYAGLILTNEGPKVIEFNARFGDPETEVVLPRLENDLVDVCHAVLDNRELTLKWSKEAVIGIVLASKGYPESYEKGAVISGLEMLEDVIVFHAGTKMQHGDFVTNGGRVLFVACKAHDLQSAKDQVYTEVTKIKSDGLFYRNDIGYRAIGNEMTRS